A single genomic interval of Corylus avellana chromosome ca10, CavTom2PMs-1.0 harbors:
- the LOC132164673 gene encoding zinc finger CCCH domain-containing protein 56 has translation MCGGPEHLNPQPALSSYQEIKSLTQAMNKPSGTVESEHSFSILLELAADNDVEGFKQSICNGSAISEIGLWYGRQGFSKRMVIEHRTPLMVAAKYGSVDVVKLILSLSEVDVNLFCGPDRSTALHCAASGGSVGAVDVVKLLLLAGAKPKATDAHGHCPFDVIVAPPNLPNLKVLLKELLTNNSSACQQDLQVLAVDLRSSSPPLPSSPKNGSLSSVSNPILTPVYCKPNSINVSSAPEKKEYPIDPSLPDLKSSIYATDEFRMFSFKIRPCSRAYSHDWTECPFVHPGENARRRDPRKYHYSCVPCPEFRKGTCRRGDLCEYAHGVFECWLHPAQYRTRLCKDGTSCMRRVCFFAHMHEELRPLYASSGSAMPSPRSASAATVMDMAAALNMFPSSPSAGSAMSPTPFSPSMSPSGNGISHSSMAWVQQNIPTLHLPDSNLQMSRLRSSLNARDLPAEHFNMLQDFEMQQQLLLNDLSRLSQPHISTSSVNLSGRSKSLAPSNLDELFSAEVSSPRYSDQLVGSSVFPSSHKSALFNQIQQQQSMISPIKTNVFPVKNADHPFLQPSFGVSSPGMMSPRSIEPPSPMGSRAAALAHREKQQLQFRSFSSRDLGSNLPHDLGSNNIGSRMNSWSKWESQNGKVDWSVQGDELGGLRKSCSIGHNREEPDVSWVQSLVKESPSDAKENTAVQVSSAALSAEGSDSTPQSESSDQAVLGAWLEQLHLDQIVA, from the coding sequence ATGTGTGGTGGCCCGGAGCATTTAAATCCCCAACCAGCACTATCGTCTTACCAAGAAATCAAATCTTTAACCCAAGCTATGAATAAACCTAGCGGAACAGTTGAATCCGAGCATtctttctccattttacttGAGCTTGCAGCTGATAATGATGTAGAGGGTTTTAAGCAATCTATCTGTAATGGTTCTGCGATCAGCGAGATTGGACTATGGTATGGTCGTCAGGGGTTTTCAAAAAGGATGGTTATTGAGCATAGAACCCCGTTAATGGTCGCTGCTAAATATGGCAGTGTTGATGTTGTCAAgctaattctctctctttctgagGTGGATGTTAATCTCTTCTGTGGCCCAGATAGGAGCACTGCACTTCACTGTGCTGCTTCTGGTGGATCTGTTGGTGCTGTGGATGTTGTTAAGTTGCTTTTACTTGCTGGTGCTAAGCCTAAGGCCACCGATGCACATGGACATTGTCCATTTGATGTTATTGTTGCTCCTCCTAATCTACCCAATTTGAAGGTGCTGCTCAAAGAacttttaacaaataattccTCTGCTTGTCAGCAGGATCTGCAAGTTTTAGCTGTGGATTTGAGATCTAGTTCTCCGCCCCTCCCATCATCCCCAAAAAATGGTTCCTTGTCCTCTGTCTCAAATCCAATATTGACTCCTGTATATTGTAAGCCTAATAGCATAAATGTTTCTTCTGCGCCAGAGAAGAAAGAATACCCAATTGACCCATCTCTTCCTGACCTCAAGAGTAGCATTTATGCTACTGATGAGTTCCGAATGTTTTCATTCAAGATTCGGCCTTGTTCTCGAGCTTATTCTCATGATTGGACGGAGTGTCCTTTTGTTCATCCAGGTGAGAATGCCAGGAGAAGAGACCCAAGGAAGTACCATTACAGTTGTGTACCATGTCCAGAGTTTCGGAAGGGGACTTGTAGACGGGGAGATTTGTGTGAATATGCTCATGGGGTGTTTGAGTGTTGGCTACATCCGGCACAATACCGAACTCGACTTTGCAAGGATGGCACAAGCTGCATGCGCCGGGTTTGCTTCTTTGCCCACATGCATGAGGAACTCCGACCCCTTTATGCTTCTTCTGGATCTGCAATGCCTTCTCCTCGATCAGCCTCTGCTGCCACTGTCATGGATATGGCAGCAGCCTTGAACATGTTTCCCAGCTCCCCCTCAGCAGGGTCTGCCATGTCACCTACTCCATTTTCTCCATCCATGTCTCCTTCTGGTAATGGTATTTCTCATTCATCCATGGCCTGGGTTCAGCAGAACATCCCCACTTTGCATCTTCCAGACAGCAATCTCCAAATGAGTCGGCTGAGATCTTCTCTCAATGCAAGAGACCTTCCTGCTGAGCACTTTAATATGTTGCAGGATTTTGAAATGCAGCAACAGCTGCTCCTTAATGATTTGTCCCGCTTATCACAGCCTCACATCAGTACTTCCTCTGTGAATCTTTCTGGCCGTTCAAAATCCCTGGCTCCCTCAAATCTAGATGAGCTTTTCTCTGCTGAGGTCTCATCCCCTCGATATTCTGATCAACTTGTGGGTTCATCTGTTTTCCCCTCATCACACAAATCGGCTCTTTTTAATCAAATCCAGCAGCAGCAAAGCATGATATCTCCTATTAAAACTAATGTGTTCCCGGTGAAGAATGCTGATCATCCTTTCTTGCAGCCTTCATTTGGCGTTTCCTCACCTGGGATGATGTCACCTCGGAGCATTGAGCCTCCATCTCCAATGGGATCTCGGGCTGCTGCACTTGCTCATCGTGAGAAGCAGCAGCTACAATTCCGCAGTTTCAGCTCACGAGATCTTGGATCAAACCTCCCACATGATCTCGGATCTAACAATATTGGTTCCCGGATGAATTCTTGGTCAAAATGGGAGTCCCAAAATGGGAAAGTAGATTGGTCAGTTCAAGGAGATGAATTAGGGGGGCTTCGTAAATCATGTTCAATTGGACATAATAGAGAGGAGCCTGATGTTTCATGGGTTCAATCACTGGTGAAAGAATCACCATCCGATGCAAAAGAAAATACAGCAGTTCAAGTCTCTAGTGCGGCACTGTCAGCTGAGGGTTCTGATTCTACGCCCCAGAGTGAATCCAGTGATCAGGCTGTTTTGGGAGCGTGGCTCGAGCAGCTGCACCTTGATCAGATTGTTGCTTAG
- the LOC132164674 gene encoding uncharacterized protein LOC132164674, producing the protein MPTSATASSSYRRATPDLLVRLGSTDTEVKLRALREVKNQIIGNRTKKLSFLKLGAVPAVADALAQAQAQAQAQDQAELLVQSAAVLGSFACGFDAGVRAVLDAGAFPNLINLLSYPDEKVVDAGARSLRMIYQSKLAPKYDFLKEKSLGFLLSLLNSKNETVTGLGASIIIHSCETVAEQNALCHPGVLKKLNSLLEGSSSQKDASLESLATIIKNNPEAASKFVSECGRALSSVIDLTKDRYPRTRLLACICLIVIRNTSPCYLQDIGIKTKLVHLLLELLDDPGQLGEDSPFALSSLIAQKEDLQRLAFEANAIDKLYNHLQKDSLHPRRFQGILLVLADLCSKLESCRSRFLSLEMLDLVTHALTHDNADVRAAACICLKSVSRSIKTLSAGRFMNEMIVTQLVQLLHDPSTSVQVAALGAVSNIVVDFATHKSLIVKCGGLKVLVQLSKSMDATLRLNALWALKNLMFLADNVCKEGILLELTIPLLSSLICDPEPSVQEQALALVRNLVDGCINSVEYVFAEDGILLDAIGRQLRSASKAEIGIQGMYVLGNIASGNEFHKEAVMHQLLPQVNDGDRSFILKFLQNNDSQLRTAAIWTIINLTFPSSPGASSRVVKLRNADIVSQLKTMAKDPCVDVQLRVRTALGQL; encoded by the exons ATGCCCACCTCAGCCACAGCCTCGTCGAGCTATCGGCGCGCCACGCCGGACCTGTTGGTACGGTTGGGATCGACGGACACGGAAGTCAAGCTGAGGGCGCTCAGGGAGGTCAAGAACCAGATCATCGGCAACCGCACCAAGAAGCTCTCCTTCCTCAAGCTCGGCGCCGTCCCTGCCGTGGCTGACGCGCTAGCCCAAGCTCAAGCACAAGCCCAAGCCCAGGACCAAGCCGAGCTCCTAGTCCAGTCGGCGGCAGTGCTCGGTAGCTTCGCCTGCGGCTTCGACGCTGGCGTCCGAGCCGTTCTCGACGCTGGTGCTTTCCCCAATCTCATCAACCTCCTCTCCTATCCCGATGAGAAG GTTGTGGATGCGGGTGCACGTTCCCTTAGAATGATTTATCAATCGAAACTGGCTCCAAAATATGATTTCCTTAAAGAGAAAAGCTTGGGATTTCTTCTTTCATTATTGAATAGTAAGAATGAAACTGTTACAGGATTAGGCGCAAGTATCATCATACATTCTTGTGAGACAGTTGCAGAGCAAAATGCTTTATGTCATCCTGGGGTATTGAAGAAGCTTAATAGCCTTCTTGAAGGTTCCTCAAGTCAGAAAGATGCTAGTTTAGAATCTCTAGCCACAATAATCAAGAACAATCCCGAAGCTGCTTCAAAGTTTGTCTCTGAATGCGGAAGAGCTTTGAGCTCTGTTATTGACTTGACTAAAGATAGGTATCCACGAACAAGGTTATTGGCCTGTATATGCTTAATTGTTATAAGGAACACCTCTCCTTGCTATCTGCAAGATATAGGCATTAAAACCAAATTGGTACACCTTTTACTTGAGCTTCTTGATGATCCTGGTCAACTTGGAGAGGACTCTCCGTTTGCTTTATCTAGTTTAATTGCACAAAAGGAGGATCTACAGAGACTAGCTTTTGAGGCAAATGCTATTGATAAACTGTACAACCACTTGCAAAAAGATTCATTACATCCCAGACGTTTCCAAGGAATATTGTTGGTATTGGCTGATCTATGCTCAAAATTGGAGAGCTGCCGGTCTAGGTTCCTGTCTCTAGAG ATGTTGGACTTGGTAACTCATGCACTAACTCATGATAATGCTGATGTACGTGCTGCAGCTTGCATTTGCTTAAAAAGTGTCTCTAGGTCAATCAAG ACTTTGAGTGCAGGTCGTTTTATGAATGAAATGATTGTTACTCAGTTGGTTCAGCTTTTACATGATCCTTCTACTTCTGTCCAG GTTGCAGCTCTGGGTGCTGTTAGCAACATTGTGGTTGATTTTGCAACACACAAGTCTCTGATTGTAAAATGTGGAGGTCTGAAGGTGCTTGTACAATTATCAAAATCAATGGATGCAACTCTAAGGTTAAACGCTTTGTGGGCTTTGAAGAACTTGATGTTCCTCGCAGACAACGTGTGTAAAGAAGGCATTCTTTTGGAGCTCACCATACCATTATTATCAAGCCTTATATGTG ACCCTGAGCCCTCTGTCCAAGAGCAAGCTCTGGCCCTTGTTCGCAATCTTGTTGATGGATGTATAAACTCAGTTGAGTATGTGTTCGCTGAAGATGGCATCTTATTGGATGCTATTGGAAGGCAATTGCGGAGTGCTTCAAAAGCTGAAATTGGGATACAG GGAATGTATGTTCTCGGCAATATTGCAAGTGGGAATGAGTTTCATAAGGAAGCAGTAATGCATCAACTCCTTCCACAGGTGAACGATGGGGACCGTTCTTTTATACTCAAGTTTTTGCAGAATAATGACAGCCAGTTACGCACGGCAGCCATCTGGACCATAATAAATCTCACTTTTCCATCAAGCCCTGGTGCATCGAGTCGGGTTGTAAAATTACGGAATGCTGACATAGTTTCTCAATTAAAGACGATGGCCAAAGATCCCTGTGTGGATGTACAG CTCCGTGTAAGAACAGCACTAGGGCAATTATGA